Part of the Rhizobium viscosum genome is shown below.
CCGCTGCGCATTCTTGCCGTCGATGATGACGGGCTGGTCCTGATGAACACCGTGCTGATGTTGGAAGATCTCGGCCACACTGTGATCGAGGCGATGGCCGGCGCGCAAGCGCTCGACATTCTCCGCAATGAGAACGTCGATCTCGTTATCTCCGATCATGCCATGCCGCGCATGACAGGCTCGCAGCTAGCGCTCGCAATCCGCAGCGAGTGGCCGGAGATGCCGATCATCCTCGCGACTGGTTTTGCCGAGATTCCTGAGGGTTCCGGCATCATCGATATACCGCGCCTGGGCAAACCTTTCTCCCAGGCGCAGCTTGCGGAGGCGATCAGCCGCGTCGCCCAATAGATCTCTCGTCAAGAGATTCTGCGAAGCCTGACTTCGTTCCGCACAATATAGACGAGCAGGCCCGCCACCATGATCGCCAGCACATACCAAGTGATCGCATAGACAAGGTGGTTGTTCGGGAAGTCGAGGACTGTCAGCCCTCCCACTGGCAAGCCGCCGGCATTGGGTGTCGCGTCAGCGTCGATGAAGAAGGGGGCAACGTCCACAATACCACGCTTTTCGGCGATGGCTGAGACATCGCGCGAATACCAGCGGTCGGCAGCCGGATCATTGGAGCGCAGCAAGATGCCCTTCGGCTCGGTCATGCGCATCAGCCCCGTGACGGTTGTCAGCCCGGTGATCTGACTTTGCGATTGTGAGGCCGGGGCGCGACGGTCGGTCGGTACGAAGCCGCGATTGATCGATATCGCGCTGCCGTCCGCGAGCCTGAGGGGTGTCATCACCCAGTAGCCGGCGCCGAGCGCAGTTGATGCGGCGACCAGCGTTTCCTTGTCGTTTTCGAAGGTGCCTGTTGCGGTCACTCGCCGGTATTCGTCATCGGCGGTATTGACCTTACCCCAGTTGGCGCGAGTCGGCGGGGTGACGGGCTCGGCGTGAACGCGCGCATCGACGCGGGCGATCAGATCGAGCTTCCAGGAGAGTCGATAGACCTGCCAGGTGCCGAGCGCGATCAAGGCGGCGACGAGGGCGAGAAGGCCGATGCCAAGAATCGCAAGCGTGACGGCCGAACGCGGCCTGTCCTGTTGGTCGGAAGAGATATCGGTCATAGATAAACCGCAACGGGCGGCGTTGCCGCCGCCCATTCCCCAGCCTTTATGGCATGTTCTTCATCATTTCAGGGCTCATCGGCATCATGTTCGTATTCAGATGATACATGACCCAGAGCGAACCCGAGAGAGCGATCGCGACGATGATGATCGTGAAGATCAGCGCCATGATCGTCCAGCCGCCTTCCGACTTCGTGTTCATGTGCAGGAAGAAGATCATGTGAACGACGATCTGGACGGCGCCGAGCACCATCACGAAGATGGCGGTCACGACATGATTATCGAAGACCTCTCCCATGACCAGCCAGAAGGGGATGGCAGTCAGGATGACGGACAGAATAAAGCCCGTCACGTAGCTCTTGAAACTGCCGTGACCGGCCTGATGCCCATGGCTGTGGCCGTGGTGAGCCTCGTGGGCATCCTCATGTGCGGGTGCTTGCGAACTCATCCGAGAACTCCCATCAGGTAAACGAAGGAAAAGACGCCGATCCAGACGACATCGAGGAAGTGCCAGAACATGGAAAGGCACATCAGGCGGCGGCGGTTGGCTTCATGCAGGCCATGCATGGAAACCTGCACCATAAGCGTGATCAGCCAGATGATGCCGAAGGTGACGTGCAGACCGTGCGTACCGACCAGCGTGAAGAAAGACGACAGGAAGGCGCTGCGCTGCGGACCGGCGCCCTCGTGGATGAGGTGTACGAACTCGTAAAGCTCGAGGCCGAGGAAGGCCGCGCCGAAAAGGCCGGTCACTGCCAGCCAGAACAGCGTTTCCGCCTTTGCGTTTCGCTCCATCTGCAGCATCGCAAAACCATAGGTGATGGAGGAAAGCAGCAGCATCGAGGTGTTGATGGCAACCAGCGGCAGATCGAACAGATCAGCCGGCGACGGACCGGCCGCATAGCTGCGGCCGAGCACGGCATGGGTGGCAAACAACACCGAGAAGATCAGGCTGTCGCTCATCAGATAGAGCCAGAAGCCCAGATTGGTGCTGTTTTCCGGATGATGGTCTTCCGTGAGATAGAATTCAGGCTTTTCGGCCGTGTCGATAGTATGATCGCTCATGGTCTCTTACACCTGTTCGGCAAGCAGCCGTGTGCGCTTGCCTTCCGTTTCGTTGACTTCATCCGCGGGAATGTAGAAGTCACGCTTGTAGTTGAAGGTATGGCCGATCGCGACGACGAGCAGGGCGACGGCGGAGACGACGACGAGCCACCACATGTACCAGATCAGGCCGAAGGCGAGCGCGACGCTGATGGCGGACAGAATCGCGCCGGTACCGGTATTCTTCGGCATGTGGATCGGCTTGAAGCCGCCGAGCGGACGCTCGTAGCCACGGTTCTTCATGTCGTACCAGCTGTCGTGATCGTGCACGACCGGCGTGAAGGCGAAGTTGTAATCCGGCGGCGGCGAGGAGGTCGACCATTCCAGCGTGCGGCCATCCCACGGATCGCCGCTATCGTCGCGCAGTTCCTCACGCTTCATGAAGGAGACGACGATCTGGATCAGGAAGGACGCGATGCCAAGCGCGATCAGGCCGACGCCGAAGGCGGCGATGATGAACCAGATCTGCAGCGACGGATCGTCGAACTGGCTCATGCGGCGGGTGACGCCCATCAGGCCGAGCACGTAGAGCGGCATGAAGGCGAACCAGAAGCCGATCTGCCAGAACCAGAAGCTCATCTTGCCCCAGAAGGGATCGAGCTTGAAGCCGAAAGCCTTGGGGAACCAGTAGTTCACCCCGGCGAACATGCCGAAGAGAACGCCCCCGATGATCACGTTGTGAAAGTGGGCGATCAGGAATAGCGAGTTATGCAGCACGAAGTCGGCCGGCGGGACGGCAAGCATGACGCCGGTCATGCCGCCGATGACGAAGGTCACCATGAAGCCGACCGTCCACAGCATCGGCACTTCGTAGCGGATACGGCCACGATACATGGTGAAGAGCCAATTGAACATCTTCGCCCCCGTCGGGATCGAGATGATCATCGTAGTGATGCCGAAGAAGGAGTTGACGGAAGCGCCCGAACCCATCGTGAAGAAGTGGTGCAGCCAGACGAGATAGGACAGGATCATGATCACGCAGGTAGCATAGACCATCGAAGCGTAGCCGAAGAGGCGCTTGCCGGAGAAGGTCGCAACCACTTCCGAGAAGATGCCGAAGGCCGGCAGCACGAGGATGTAGACTTCCGGGTGGCCCCAGATCCAGATGAGGTTGACATACATCATCGGATTGCCGCCGAGGTCGTTCGTGAAGAAGTTCGTGCCGGCATAGCGGTCGAGCGACAGGAGAGCGAGCGTTGCTGTCAGGATCGGGAATGAAGCGACGATCAGGATGTTGGTGCAGAGCGCCGTCCAGGTGAAGACCGGCATCTTCATGAAGGTCATGCCCGGAGCACGCATCTTCACGATGGTAGCGATCAGGTTGATGCCTGACAGTGTTGTGCCGACACCAGCGACCTGCAGGCCCCAGATATAATAATCGACGCCGACTCCAGGACTATAGGCGGCACCCGACAGCGGCGGATAAGCGAGCCAGCCGGTCTGGGCGAATTCGCCGATGAAGAGCGAGATCATGATGATGATCGCGCCCGCCGTCGTCATCCAGAACGAGAAGTTGTTCAGGAACGGGAAGGAAACGTCGCGGGCACCGATCTGCAGCGGCACCACGAAGTTCATGAGGCCGGTGACAAAGGGCATCGCCACGAAGAAGATCATGATGACGCCGTGGGCGGTGAAGATCTGGTCGTAATGGTGCGGCGGCAGCGGGCCTTCATTGCCATTGAAGGCAATCGCCTGCTGCACGCGCATCAGGATGGCATCAGAGAAGCCGCGCAAAAGCATGATGACGGCCAGGATCACATACATGATGCCGATCTTCTTGTGATCGACGCTGCAGATCCAGTCGCGCCAGAGCGAACCCCAGAACTTGAAATAGGTGATGATGCCAAGCACTGCGATGGCGCCAATGACGACGCCGATGAAGGTCACGACCAGGATCGGCTCGTGATAGGGGATCGCATCGAGGGTCAACCGGCCGAAGATGAACTTCAGGAGGTCAGGATTGGAAAACATGGAACAACCCGTTCATTATGTCTTGCGACGCAAAGCGCCAGGTTAATTGTTATTGTTGAGCTGTGCCGGCGCCGGATCGCCGCCATTGCCCGAGCCGGGCATCGAATGACCCTCATGCTGCATGTCCATTCCGGGCATGTTCTGCATGCTGTTGCCATCAGTGCTTTCGGCCGGCTCGCTGCGTGCGGGTGCGCCCGTTGCAGGCACGGTGGCCGCAGGCGCGACGATCCCTTCGTCCGCATGGCGATTGTCGTAGGTCAGCTTTTCGCGGTTTTCTTCGCTTTCCTTGCCGCCGCCGCCCATCATGTCGATGTGCATCATCTCGCTCGCGCACATCTTGCCGGGCGTGGCGCACATATTGAGGATCGCGTCGTAAAGATCGGCATCGGCGCCGGCATAATAGCGCACCGGTTCCTTCTCGCTCGGCTTTTCGAGCTTCAGATAGGCGTCGCGATTGAGCATCGTGCCGCGCTGTTTGACCTGCGCCACCCAGGCGTCGAAGCCCTGCTGGTTCAGGCCGTGGAACTTGAAGCGCATGTGCGAGAAGCCTTCGCCGCTGTAATTTGCGGAGAAGCCGTCATACTCGCCTTCCTTGTTGATGACGGCATGCAGTCTCGTCTGCATGCCGGGCATGGCATAGACCTGGCCGGCAAGGGCGGGGATGAAGAAGGAATTCATCACCGAGGAGGCGGTGATCTTGAAGTCGATCGGCACGTCGACAGGAGCTGCGAGCTCATTGACCGTCGCAATGCCGAGATCGGGATAGAAGAATAGCCATTTCCAGTCGAGCGCCACGACCTCGACGGTCAACGGCTTCGTATCTGCCGGAATGGCACGGTCCGCATCGATACGGTCGAGCGGGCGGTAGGGATCGAGCTTGTGCGTGGAAATCCAGGTGACGGCGCCAAGCGCGATAATGATGGCGAGCGGCGCCGACCAGATCACGATTTCGAGGCGCGTGGAATGATGCCATTCGGGCGCGTAGTCCGCGGCCGTATTGGAGCGCCGGTAGCGCCAGGCGAAAAACAGTGTGAGGAAGATCACCGGAATGATGATCAGCAGCATTAGCACCGTGGAGACGATGATGAGGTCACGCTGTTGGGTGGCGATATCGCCCGAAGGCGACATGACCACCATGTTGCATCCTGCCAAAAAAAACAGCGGCAAGATTAATAGAAGGCGGGAAAACTTCTGCAGTTTTGGCACGTCTCTAAGCTCTTTTTGTTTCGTTCGATTGCCGACTAAAGCACTGGCACGAGCAGCGATATGAGGTCTTTGGTCGCAGTGCAACATGCATTTTGCACCGCGGGAGAAGTCAGCTTCCACGGCGCCCACAAAATCCTGATAGAAGTGAGAAGGAATTTTTCCGGCGCCGCCTCGTGTATAGCTGAAAAGCGTGGCCTTGCCCAATAAAACTCTGGAATAGGTTGGCATAGGTATCACGCGATTTTTCCATCGCATCGATTTTTGAGAATTCGGCGTCAACTATTTGCGCAACAAGGACTTGATAAGCTGCAAATATGGAACAAGATCAGCTTGAGGTGCTTTGTAAAAAGCACCTTAAACGAGGGAGGCGTTTCATATGGCTACTGCCACACATTTAGGACCATCATCTTCATCGCTGGAGCGGGATGCACGGCGCATTCACGGTGACAAGCCGGTTTCGCCCGGCAGCATCGCGATCGGCGTGGTGATCGGTCGCATGTCGGAGTTTTTTGATTTCTTTGTTTACGGCCTCGCATCCGTTCTCGTCTTTCCGCAGCTCGTCTTTCCCTTCGCGCCGGATCGGTTGACGGCCACGCTCTATTCTTTCGCGATTTTCTCGCTGGCCTTCCTTGCCCGTCCCGTCGGCTCCGTCGTCTTCATGACGATCGACCGCTTGTACGGGCGTGGCACCAAGCTCA
Proteins encoded:
- a CDS encoding SURF1 family protein; translated protein: MTDISSDQQDRPRSAVTLAILGIGLLALVAALIALGTWQVYRLSWKLDLIARVDARVHAEPVTPPTRANWGKVNTADDEYRRVTATGTFENDKETLVAASTALGAGYWVMTPLRLADGSAISINRGFVPTDRRAPASQSQSQITGLTTVTGLMRMTEPKGILLRSNDPAADRWYSRDVSAIAEKRGIVDVAPFFIDADATPNAGGLPVGGLTVLDFPNNHLVYAITWYVLAIMVAGLLVYIVRNEVRLRRIS
- the cyoA gene encoding ubiquinol oxidase subunit II codes for the protein MPKLQKFSRLLLILPLFFLAGCNMVVMSPSGDIATQQRDLIIVSTVLMLLIIIPVIFLTLFFAWRYRRSNTAADYAPEWHHSTRLEIVIWSAPLAIIIALGAVTWISTHKLDPYRPLDRIDADRAIPADTKPLTVEVVALDWKWLFFYPDLGIATVNELAAPVDVPIDFKITASSVMNSFFIPALAGQVYAMPGMQTRLHAVINKEGEYDGFSANYSGEGFSHMRFKFHGLNQQGFDAWVAQVKQRGTMLNRDAYLKLEKPSEKEPVRYYAGADADLYDAILNMCATPGKMCASEMMHIDMMGGGGKESEENREKLTYDNRHADEGIVAPAATVPATGAPARSEPAESTDGNSMQNMPGMDMQHEGHSMPGSGNGGDPAPAQLNNNN
- the cyoB gene encoding cytochrome o ubiquinol oxidase subunit I, whose translation is MFSNPDLLKFIFGRLTLDAIPYHEPILVVTFIGVVIGAIAVLGIITYFKFWGSLWRDWICSVDHKKIGIMYVILAVIMLLRGFSDAILMRVQQAIAFNGNEGPLPPHHYDQIFTAHGVIMIFFVAMPFVTGLMNFVVPLQIGARDVSFPFLNNFSFWMTTAGAIIIMISLFIGEFAQTGWLAYPPLSGAAYSPGVGVDYYIWGLQVAGVGTTLSGINLIATIVKMRAPGMTFMKMPVFTWTALCTNILIVASFPILTATLALLSLDRYAGTNFFTNDLGGNPMMYVNLIWIWGHPEVYILVLPAFGIFSEVVATFSGKRLFGYASMVYATCVIMILSYLVWLHHFFTMGSGASVNSFFGITTMIISIPTGAKMFNWLFTMYRGRIRYEVPMLWTVGFMVTFVIGGMTGVMLAVPPADFVLHNSLFLIAHFHNVIIGGVLFGMFAGVNYWFPKAFGFKLDPFWGKMSFWFWQIGFWFAFMPLYVLGLMGVTRRMSQFDDPSLQIWFIIAAFGVGLIALGIASFLIQIVVSFMKREELRDDSGDPWDGRTLEWSTSSPPPDYNFAFTPVVHDHDSWYDMKNRGYERPLGGFKPIHMPKNTGTGAILSAISVALAFGLIWYMWWLVVVSAVALLVVAIGHTFNYKRDFYIPADEVNETEGKRTRLLAEQV
- the cyoC gene encoding cytochrome o ubiquinol oxidase subunit III, yielding MSDHTIDTAEKPEFYLTEDHHPENSTNLGFWLYLMSDSLIFSVLFATHAVLGRSYAAGPSPADLFDLPLVAINTSMLLLSSITYGFAMLQMERNAKAETLFWLAVTGLFGAAFLGLELYEFVHLIHEGAGPQRSAFLSSFFTLVGTHGLHVTFGIIWLITLMVQVSMHGLHEANRRRLMCLSMFWHFLDVVWIGVFSFVYLMGVLG
- the cyoD gene encoding cytochrome o ubiquinol oxidase subunit IV encodes the protein MSSQAPAHEDAHEAHHGHSHGHQAGHGSFKSYVTGFILSVILTAIPFWLVMGEVFDNHVVTAIFVMVLGAVQIVVHMIFFLHMNTKSEGGWTIMALIFTIIIVAIALSGSLWVMYHLNTNMMPMSPEMMKNMP